One segment of Tamlana crocina DNA contains the following:
- a CDS encoding DUF4870 domain-containing protein: protein MLDNHQKNIATFIHLSTFARFFIPFGNFVGPIVLWVINKDKSEFIDANGKQAINFQLSILLYALILGAITVPFFLFKMFSGFDFIDFNGFNNFHISIGKPSPLLYLGGFLGALAIIAFIIELVLIVKASLKARDGEVFKYPLTITFLK, encoded by the coding sequence CACTTATCGACTTTTGCTCGGTTTTTTATTCCGTTTGGAAATTTTGTTGGTCCCATTGTACTGTGGGTAATTAATAAAGATAAATCGGAATTTATCGATGCCAACGGCAAGCAAGCCATCAATTTTCAGTTGAGTATTTTATTGTACGCCTTAATATTGGGAGCGATTACTGTTCCGTTTTTTCTATTTAAAATGTTTAGCGGTTTCGATTTTATAGATTTTAACGGATTTAACAATTTCCACATTAGCATCGGCAAGCCTTCGCCCCTTTTATATTTGGGCGGGTTTTTAGGGGCATTAGCCATTATCGCTTTTATAATTGAATTGGTGCTTATTGTTAAAGCGAGTTTGAAAGCCCGCGATGGCGAGGTTTTTAAATATCCGTTGACCATAACATTTTTAAAGTAG
- a CDS encoding PadR family transcriptional regulator, which yields MKIENTKAQMRKGVLEFCILSVLKDEDAYVAEILDTLKDAKLLVVEGTIYPLLTRLKNAGLLNYRWEESTSGPPRKYYGLTETGKLFLNELDTTWNELRNAVNIVTSQKNTKK from the coding sequence ATGAAGATAGAAAACACAAAAGCACAAATGCGCAAGGGCGTTTTGGAATTCTGCATATTGTCGGTCCTCAAAGACGAAGACGCTTATGTTGCAGAAATTCTGGACACGCTTAAAGACGCCAAGCTGCTAGTGGTTGAAGGCACCATTTACCCGTTATTGACGCGGTTAAAAAACGCCGGACTTTTAAACTACAGATGGGAAGAGAGCACCTCTGGACCACCAAGGAAATATTACGGACTCACGGAAACGGGCAAACTTTTTCTGAACGAACTGGATACCACTTGGAACGAATTACGTAACGCAGTAAACATTGTAACTAGCCAAAAAAACACAAAAAAATGA